The DNA sequence cctccatgactgctgaggtttcgactgaatcaaacgctttctcgtaatcaatgaaagctatatataagggttggttatattctgcacatttctctatcacttgattgacagtgtgaatatggtttattgttgagtagcctttacggaatcctgcctggtcctttggttgacagaagtctaaggtgttcctgattctatttgcgattaccttagtaaatactttgtaggcaacggacagtaagctgatcggtctataatttttcaagtctttggcgtcccctttcttatggattaggattatgttagcgttcttccaagattccggtacgctcgaggttatgaggcattgcgtatacagggtggccagtttctctagaacaatctgaccaccatccttcaacaaatctgctgttacctgatcctccccagctgccttccccctttgcatagctcctaaggctttctttacttcttctggcattacctgtgggatttcgaattcctctaggctattctctcttccactatcgtcgtgggtaccactggtactgtataaatctctatagaactcctcagccacttgaactatctcatccgtattggtaacgatattgccggctttgtctcttaacgcacacgtctgattcttgccaattcctagtttcttcttcactgtttttaggctttctccgttcctgagagcctgttcaattctatccatattatagtttctgatgtccgctgtcttacgcttgttgatgaacttagaaagttctgccagttctattctagctgtagggttagaatagaactggcacctTTCACTAAATAGCTGACAAAATTCGCCCTTTGCTTGAGTTGAGTTGTTGGATGTGGTTACCTATCCTGCGCTCAGATGGTAAACACAATAAAGTTGCAACGCTGGCTCTGTAGAAAAGATTACAAGAATATTGAGGGACATACCGGAGTGATTCCTATTATGTCTGTACATGTGAGTGCTACATAAGTGCTTATTTCATTTGTCATCTAGCTTTTGTTAAGGACCAACGGCTCTTTTCTCCCCTCCCTCTTGTTTTCATCCAGTGTTACAAAGGTTGCACACTCATTTCAACTTGCACTGCCGGCCCTTGCATTAGCACTCAAGTTCACTCACTCTCTTTATGGCCATTTACTTTCATGTCAATTTTCGCTGATCACTTCACACTGATATCCACTCCTCAGAAGCAAGTGTGGTAAACCATGCATGATCACGTTTCTACTCTACATTTCTTCAGTAGTGCTTGCAGTGTGAGAGTAAAATAGGACAAGTGATTGCTACGCTGCTGTTGCTTTGCATAGCGCAAAAACGAAGTTGAAAGGAGAAATAGCAAGAAGGTAATCCCACTGTGGTTTTGAATTTGTGCAGGTAGGAACGCAGACAGACCCTTGCACATGGTTCTCGGAGGTGGACATGCCGAGCCTGTTCTTTTGTTGCTTAAAAGAATGCGAAGCTGAGACGCAGGTAGGCTGGGGCCTACTGGAGTAGCTTGTAAACATATGATCTCGCATGTGCTTGTTTACTGTGATGCAAAGCTACCTTTCTTCAATCACTTTAGTAGGATAGGCTTTTCAGTCCATTGTGTTCAGTAGTCGTCATTTTACAATGGTGCAATAACTGCTGAATAAAACAATAAATGACTACTGTCATACTCAGCCATTAGCTTATATCCTGCTGACTGATGAATGAATGTTTGCAGTAAGACTACAATCTGTACCCAGAGACTTCCTAATTTAATCTTAACATAAAATTTTCTACTGGCATGGCTACACTTTCGTTTCATTGAATTTCACTCCATTACTCGAATATGCCATTGATTGATTGTCTTAAGTATTACATGCTGTGCCGAATCCACTTTCCTGTCACGTTGATATAACTTGTCCAAAGTGTTTCTCAATCTTGAAGCAATGTTTGGGCAAATAGTGTCTTTAAGATTGTTTTGTGTGTTCATTTGGTAACGTCTGCTCTAGGTTGTTCTTccctgcaaaaaagaaagcaaggatgCATCATGGGGAACATCCTATGATGTCAAGGACGCTGCATGTGACCCTGTGAATGTCGACCACACTATCTCAACCGCAGGCTTCCGTGGTTATGCCAGTGTCTCATCCTGCCCCAGTGAAAAAGCTGCAGACATACTTAAGTGTATTGCTGGGGTTTCACTGAGTGTTTTTACAAAGCTGCAAGGCATTGTAGTTCAGGCGCTCAATGTTAACGGGAAAGAGGAAACCGTAAGTGCTTCGAACAAAAATgcttatttttttaatgaaactaaAGCTAAACTTGTCCTACGCATCCTTAGCAGTGTTTTTTGGTTTGCACAGAACCACATGTTCTAGGCATTTTCTGCTGATCCTTGCCACTCTCCATGCAAAACTGCGGCCTGGAATTTACTGGCCGTCACGGTCAACCACACAGCTGATGATGCCTGACTGCTTCAAGCCAGACTATGTAAACTGCAGGGTTGTCATTGACTGCACAGAAGTGCCCTGCGCAGCACCAAGCACTGTCCATGAGAAAGTGCTCATGTATTCTAGTTACAAAGGAAATTATACTGTGAAATTCCTTGTAGGAATAATGCCAAGTGGCATCATAAGCTATGTGTCAAGGCCTTATGGTGGCCGTGCCACCGACTCTCTCATTACATCTGACTGTGGCATACTGCACATGCTTGAGCCAGGAGACCTTGTGCTTGCTGACAAGGGCTTTCCTCAAATCAGGAGTGCTCTTGTGGAGCGAGGAGTTAAGCTTCAGATGCCTATCTTTGCATGATCAAATGAGCCTTTCACGCGTGAGGAGGTTCTGAGCACATACAAGATAGCAAGTGCAAGAATATACATGTTGAGCGATGCATACAGCGTATGAAGCTTTACGGGATATTGTCAGAAAGACTGTCtgctgatctacttcctcatatTGGCAAAATCATTGACGTGTGCAGTGCTGGCAAATTTGCAGGCTCCAATTATGAAAGACAAAGATTAGTTGGCATGCAACAAAATGTAAATGGCTTCTGTAATAGTGCTTTGTACATATCCATTCCATTAGAAAAGAATGGTGCTGTAGCCCATATTCGCAAACTCTTTTTTTTACTCAGTGCTACATCTTGTCTGTAGAGGGAAAGAAACACTCTACCACCCCTCGCGGTTCCCTAAATTTCAGAGTTACAGAAAGTATTTTATATGCTAGGAGGGCATTTCAATTCAGAAGTTAGTTGCGAGTAATGGCCTTAATCTGATGTCATACCTTTTTATATGGGCCTTAGTCTGATGTGTGTACCTCTGGGAAAACTAAGCTGTAGTGTATTGTTGCATGTTTACTACTAGTGCACCAAGCTGCAGGCTATAATATGCTTCTTTATCCTAATTGTTCAGTGTTTGTGGGGCACGTGCAGAACACGTGGTCACCAAATTGAAGTGATGCATTATGTAGCGTATGCATATGAACCTAGTCTGTAGCATTTGTATTCGAGCCCGCTTGGCTATTTATTCATCTTGTGAATTTGTAAGTTGTTTCACAACTTGTTTTTCTCACTGTGAGTTGGACTGTGAGTCATTCCCTGTAATAGTGCCTTGTACATATCCATTCCATTAGAAAAGAATGGTGCTGTAGCCCATATTCGCACTCTTTTTTTACTCAGTGCTACATCTTGTGTCCGTAGAGGGAAATAAACACTCTACCGCCCCTCACGGTTCCCTAAATTTCAGAGTTAGAGAAAGTATTTTATATGCTAGGAGGGCGTTTCAATTCAGAAGTTAGTTGTGAGTAATGGCCTTAATCTGATGTCATACCTTTTTATATTGGCCTTAGTCTGATGTGTGTACCTCTGGGAAAACTAAGCTGTAGTGTATTGTTGCGTCTTATTACTAGTGCACCAAGCTGCAGGTTATAATATGCTTCTTTATCCTAATTGTTCAGTGTTTGTGGGGCACGTGCAGAACACGTGGTCACCAAATTGAAGTGATGCATTATGTAGCATATGCACATGAAACTAGTCTGTAGCATTTGTGTTCGAGCCCGCTTGGCTATTCATCTTGTGAATTCGTAAGTTGTTTCAAACTTGTTTTTCTCACTGTGAGTTGGAATTGTTTTTTGCAGTATTTTTGTAACAGATTTTATTGACTTTGCAAATGTTTGTGAAGACCATTTGTAATTTATCCAGCTGTACAACAACACTAAACTTCCTTTGTTTCATCTTCTCATTATGCTGCTTGTTCATGGTAGTGCACGTAACTGTGCATGCATTTATACAGCTTTGAGATTTGTGACAGTGCAACACATTTTATTATTTTCACATCAATATAAATGTTGACCAACCAGTAATGTGACAATGTATGATGTGATGATGTGTAGCAAGTGAAAAAAACATTTGTTTTGTTCTGAATGGTGTGTAACCATTTTTGATAGAGCTGTACCCATTTCTCTAGTAGTAGTTTAATTTTTCCGGCTTTAGTGGTTACTCACGTTTTGTACACTTTGTGTTGCCCGTGCAGATGCCACTTTATATTTTGTAGTAGAAATTGTGTCCTCTGTGTACCCATGTAGGCTTCTATGGGACAGAAATGTGAAAATGGCACAAAACAGAGCACACCATTTTTGCAAAAATACAGGGTTTGGCACAACTGTCTGACTGATTTTCTGTATCAAGCATCCAGTATACATATGCACTTTGTGCTAGAAGAAAGCAAGAACTGGCTGGGCTCTAACACTCAGAAACACGCACATGCCATGAATGCAGAAAAGCAATTGGACTTCGCTGCAGCACAGCAAACATATGCTCCACATCTTTTTGAGACTAAAACTGGGTATATAAGCGGTTTCTCGGCCGTTACGTTTCGTGCGGCTACCACCCAGATGAGGACATGCGTTCTTACATTTCCTCTCCAACAGTTCAGTTTGATATGTAATAGTGCTGCGTTAAAAAGCAATGTGACATATAAGTCTCACAAATGCATAGCTCCCCATTAAGACAGACAAAACAACTTACTGGCATCAGTCACTTAGTTGATACAGCACCTGGCTGTTAGAAAATTTTTCTATTAAGTATTTGCAGAAGGAGCTGAAAATCTATGATATTGCCAGGGGCAGGCTAAGGAAAAGCTTGAACACAGAGACCTTAAAATTTACCTTGTTTAATTGTATGTAAAAAATGTACATAAAATTGAACGTAGAAATTACATGGCCGACTCCAGTAAGTCATTCCCTTTCATTTTTTGACGGGTCCAGTGCATCTGGGAGGCGTACATATGACGTTTCTTTTTAATGCAGCAGCATTATAAAGATCACACTTGGCCTTTAGTGATGTAAATGTAAGGGTGCACACCCTCAGCTGGAAAGGACTCTTAGTGACGAACAGACACAATTTACACATTTGTGTGTAAAGTACCTCGAAATGTTAACTATATGTGGTTCTACCATGTGTAGGTACAAAAATTTAAGTGGGAGTTGTCGCCATCCTTTGAGTTAATGCTGGTAAAAAGTGCTTAAATGCTCAAGTCGGGGGATGGCCTGTGCAATAAAGTCATTGTCAAGTGGCACTTCAATGCAGAACTGTTGGGCCCGTGAATAGACATAGAAAAAGCACTTGTTGAGGCCAAGAACGTACAGTGATATCTGCACTTGGGTGTAGTACTTGTGCGATGGCTTTAGTTCTACACACCCATTTCGGAACACCAGGTGTAAAACATTTGACACGGCTGCCTTGCTGTCAACAATTGCTTTGTCCCTGCACGAATAGGGACACTTCACTTCCAGTAATGACAATGTGGAGCCTTGCAAAACTACTGCGTCTGGTGTGCAACAAAGCCATGGCTGCTCCAGCATTATATGAAGCccacatttcctaatttcagccCCTGTGCTCTTTGCAAAACAGGAGACGGCTTCGTCTTCAAGGGCTATTCCATAAGCTGTTGCTTGTGAGTAAAATGATTTGGCAGAAAGGAAGCTTTTCGCCAATACATTATATTCTTTCCTGGAACGCAAAATATCGTGAGGCTGGCTACTTGCTGATATGCGGCTGGCTCTCATTTCTTTCCAGTGCACCATGTCTCGACCTGGGTCCcgtgttttcttttctgtgtctgctatttccttggcagtCATCACAATGTTTGCCATGTAATAGCACATCTCCTCGTCTGCGTTAGGTTGCATGCTATTTGCACGGTGCAGTTCAGAAAGACGAAAATGTCCCTTTACAATCTGTTCCTCGTGCACCAGAACTTCTTGTTCAGCATATTTAGGAATTGTCACTGATAGCTCATGTTTTATGGCTGTTACAAGCGAGCAGTTGTGTTCCCACAAGCCATCAAGTAATTCAGCTACCACAGTTGCATCCTGACTAGGTGGAGCATCGGGTGGCAGTTGCACAATGTCTTCCACTGCCTTGCCAAGGAAGCCGTCCAAACATGATCCCTTCTTGTACGTTCCAAGTGCACGCACAGAAGGCTTGCCCCAGAGCCTTGGGCCACTTGTGCATGACCTGTTTTCTTCACTGTTGATGTAAAGGACGACGACGGCAATGTGCTTGCACCGTCCAACTTTACCTGCCTTGCAGGTGCAGAGTGCATCTTGCAGCAAAAAGTCAGGTACTGATGCCTGCAAGAAAGCAAAAATTGTAAGCACTTCCTTTCGCATGCTAGCTGCTTTGATTACCATAGCACTTAGACCGAACACAAGCACAATTTGAGTTCTGATATTATATTTTCAGTTTTCTGGTAAGTTACAAATATGCTTCTTcaccctccccctttttttcacaATTTACAATAGCTCGAATAATGACTCGCGAAACTCGACATATGCAGGGGTTAAGATAGTGGGCGTACATGAGCCCTCCCCAAAAATAAATCGAAAAAAAGGTACATTAAAAGCTTGCAGCGCAATTGTGACCTGTGCAAAACTAAATATAGCTTTGGTGCATGTTGAGCTTAAGACAATAATATAGTTATCGCGGACACCTTAGAAAATGCTagtccgcaaaaaaaaaactgctaccGTGCCCGCGATGCAATGTAGAAAAACCTGCACCGGCAAACTGCTATAAAACAATATGGACCTTGCATCTCTGACGAAATTCCGCGTAAAGACGAAGAAACAGAGAACCTATGTAAAGCATCCGAATTATTGCTACGCGCATTAGACGATGAAACGAATTCCGACGTTGCTGCCCTACCCATCTAACTTGGCCGACGCTGCCCCGCCTTCAAATATATCGTGTGGATTCTCTCATCAGTAACATTAAAAGGCCAAAATACTCATACTACAGCTGTGTATGATTTAAAGCAGACCACTAAGAGAATTTCAAGTAGCCAGAAATGCAGCGTGTAGTGCAATTCGACGAACGCAGCGGAACTGCATCGGTGGTGCAGCACTAACTCGCCCTTTTATTCACCCGTACGATTGGCGATTTTCTTGACGAGGGCACGCTTCTCCATTTACAATTTCACAACTGCTTTTGAGGCAACTGTGATGGTACTTATTCGGCGCTGTCGCGTGTAATCAGCGGTAGCAAGATCGCTACAATGTGTGCCGGCATCGTGCCGTGCGGAGTAGTTTGATTATCAGTCCGCCCGGTTAAACGACGTGCATTTATTATTAAGGTACAGAAACAGCAATTCGGCATGCGTCGAATTTTAAGAACAACAAAAAACGAatgagacatcgcattagtcaacgaAACAAAGCGGCTACTTACCACGAGCTCCACTTCGTAACTGGGCTTTGTTACGCTCGTCTGAGGGACGCACATGGCACGTATGCGGACTGGGTTGTCCCAAATTCCTTTAACGTCATGCACATGTCCACTTTCATAGAGGGCCACGCCTTtcctgcagctgtcgccacagaagtAGCTGCCTGGCATTTGAATGAAGGGGAAATCGCAGCCTCGGACTTCAGCcatccccttgctgcaaagcgttgtcggcTGCTGCGGCCTCCCATGGGTATCCCCGAGggcgcccgctaggtggccatcagtggcgcctctataggcggtgcacgcggCGTTaatatagcgtatagcgtacgctatagttgcggacgctaaactaaaactgtctactcgCTGTCAAAAATACTGGCGTGAGGAAAAGGGGCAACAgaagcgagcaaattgaccttcgtgctggctctcgcttcaacaacgccaactaagcggcgagaacacagcgcacacgaagctatcacgCCTCAGCGCACCTAGACCGCAATTCATCGCAGATCACTCTCAAGATGGGGCCTGAGCGGCCGCGCTAAGCCCTGTACGCagcctttttcttcctttttttttcccacacTACATTTAAGTATTGTTCAAGTTGGCCGAAAATCTATCGtatatctagccgcgttcatggccgcatgcgtacgggtggctccgaaaccacgatgttagaacaaTTGAGGAATACTATGCCGTGTCACCTGCTGCAATCAGCAAAGCTCCT is a window from the Dermacentor variabilis isolate Ectoservices unplaced genomic scaffold, ASM5094787v1 scaffold_18, whole genome shotgun sequence genome containing:
- the LOC142568345 gene encoding uncharacterized protein LOC142568345, encoding MSGSDGNNGSPPFGVKDGSPWQPTKHSRICSSHFVNGEKSEDQRSPAYLPTLFPSVYRSTNVAAAHRYERLRSREQHKQPTWSCVLPVPDDQECGAATTEHTSVGTQTDPCTWFSEVDMPSLFFCCLKECEAETQVVLPCKKESKDASWGTSYDVKDAACDPVNVDHTISTAGFRGYASVSSCPSEKAADILKCIAGVSLSVFTKLQGIVVQALNVNGKEETVSASNKNAYFFNETKAKLVLRILSSVFWFAQNHMF